A stretch of Gossypium hirsutum isolate 1008001.06 chromosome A06, Gossypium_hirsutum_v2.1, whole genome shotgun sequence DNA encodes these proteins:
- the LOC121203019 gene encoding proline-, glutamic acid- and leucine-rich protein 1 — MARFDQLENMYDVGLKPVMLRSLIRQYLPAENHPLNLNNSCFELPSLVSILQTHCLLSELDSQSIDPKLINTWKSAVDDWLSCLLSLLSSDMSDKCWVGICLLGVSCQECSNQRFLSSYSVWLNKLLSHIQPPADSQLVKIASCTSLADLLTRLARFPEVKKDGNLLAGKLVQPVLKLLNEDNVEAVWEGAANLLYALIAFFPASIHHYYDKVEAAIASKILSGKCSTKTLKKLGYCLALLPKAKGDKDSWSLMMQKILISINDHLNEAFQGVEEEAKSDEARRLLVPPGKDLPLPLGGASFKGTSSERLPTATISTLMFCCCKMLTSSYPVQVTVPVRLMLALVERLLRVDGSLPHTMLPFMTSVQQELICSELPVLHAYSLELLIALIKGMRRQLLPHSAYIVRVVTRYFKRCSLPELRIKLYSIIRMLLLSMGVGIAIYLAPDVVENASNDLNSLDGEDIETSPANTGPATGALPQLSNRKRKHGAKTGSLEEKQDAPSPKVGESNTHQTIPITVKIAALDTLEVLLTVGAASKSESWRSSIDGLLMKTAINSCKRGWGNLESNIFLPHESASVWADFQLSSLRALLTSFLAPARVRPPYLSQGLELFRRGKQEAGMKLAQFCAYALFALEVLIHPRALPLDDFYSACHNSTDGASNRFLENIYSGSRKQNTSFLSAMQRTEQGGVESHDDDLYDRWLQNENENQNKSEYIPVEDMKDQTSRPNDSSFTNVLEVREKEPAAANADVHMRNENEIVVQPWHLEESVPKSQEVASAKAVMSPAVGTNPEGSEIESKTPLSASDRLNDTNHDMFSCVDKVDGFDNVAGKTSSTLPNAKKGSSSMVHLDSDSSMDSFPGIVDADPDTDSDSD; from the exons ATGGCAAGGTTCGAtcaattagaaaacatgtacgaTGTGGGATTGAAGCCAGTGATGCTTCGCAGTCTGATTAGACAATATCTTCCTGCCGAGAACCACCCTCTCAATCTCAACAACAGCTGTTTTGAGCTGCCAAGCCTGGTTTCCATCCTCCAAACTCACTGTCTCTTGTCTGAATTGGACTCCCAATCCATCGATCCAAAGCTCATTAACACCTGGAAATCAGCCGTCGATGATTGGCTCAGTTGCTTATTATCGCTGCTCTCTAGCGATATG tCAGATAAATGTTGGGTTGGAATCTGTTTGCTTGGGGTTTCTTGTCAAGAGTGCAGTAATCAACGGTTTTTGTCTTCTTACTCTGTTTGGCTCAACAAGCTTCTATCACATATTCAG CCTCCAGCAGACTCTCAACTTGTGAAGATTGCTTCTTGTACCTCACTAGCAGATCTACTGACAAG ATTGGCTAGATTTCCAGAGGTAAAGAAAGATGGGAACTTGCTTGCTGGGAAGCTCGTCCAACCTGTTTTGAAGCTCTTAAATGAGGATAATGTGGAGGCTGTTTGG GAAGGAGCAGCTAATTTATTATATGCCCTTATAGCCTTCTTTCCAGCTTCTATCCATCATTATTATGACAAG GTTGAAGCTGCTATTGCTTCAAAAATTCTTTCAGGGAAATGTAGTACTAAAACATTGAAG AAACTTGGTTATTGCTTAGCATTGCTCCCCAAAGCAAAAGGAGACAAAGATAGCTGGTCATTAATGATGCAAAAAATTTTGATATCAATTAATGATCACCTTAATGAAGCCTTTCAAGGTGTAGAAGAAG AAGCTAAATCTGATGAAGCTAGGAGATTATTGGTTCCCCCTGGCAAAGATCTGCCATTACCTTTAGGAGGTGCCTCTTTTAAGGGAACGAGTTCTGAGAGACTGCCTACAGCAACTATCTCTACTCTGATGTTTTGCTGCTGTAAAATGCTCACAAGTTCATATCCGGTTCAG GTTACTGTTCCAGTTCGGTTGATGTTAGCTCTTGTCGAGAGGCTGCTGAGAGTTGATGGTTCTTTGCCACACACCATGTTGCCCTTTATGACTTCTGTGCAACAAGAGTTAATTTGTTCTGAGCTTCCGGTCTTGCATGCTTATAGTTTGGAGCTTCTCATTGCACTTATAAAGGGGATGCGCAG GCAACTGTTACCACATTCTGCATACATCGTGAGAGTAGTTACAAGATATTTCAAAAGATGTTCTCTTCCAGAATTGAGGATAAAGCTCTATTCAATCATACGGATGTTACTTCTATCAATGGGTGTTG GGATTGCTATATATCTTGCACCAGATGTCGTTGAGAATGCTTCTAATGATCTGAATTCTCTTGATGGTGAAGATATTGAGACATCCCCTGCAAACACAGGTCCTGCTACTGGAGCGTTGCCTCAGCTTAGCAATAGGAAAAGAAAGCATGGTGCTAAAACTGGATCTCTGGAGGAGAAGCAAGATGCACCTAGTCCAAAAGTGGGAGAATCCAATACCCATCAAACGATTCCAATTACTGTAAAAATAGCTGCACTTGACACTTTGGAAGTCCTCCTTACAGTG GGTGCTGCTTCAAAATCTGAGAGTTGGCGATCAAGCATTGATGGTCTTTTAATGAAGACAGCCATAAATTCGTGTAAGAGGGGATGGGGGAATTTGGAAAGCAACATTTTCTTGCCTCATGAATCAGCCTCAGTATGGGCAGATTTCCAGCTCTCATCATTACGTGCACTCTTGACATCGTTCCTTGCTCCAGCTCGCGTCCGACCACCATATTTATCTCAGGGTCTTGAGCTTTTTCGTAGAG GTAAACAAGAAGCTGGAATGAAGCTCGCACAATTTTGTGCCTATGCTTTGTTTGCACTGGAGGTGCTCATACATCCTAGAGCCCTTCCACTAGATGATTTCTACTCTGCTTGTCATAATTCTACTGATGGAGCTAGCAATAGATTCCTAGAAAATATTTACTCCGGCAGTCGGAAGCAAAATACATCGTTTCTCAGTGCCATGCAGAGAACAGAACAAGGTGGTGTTGAGTCACATGATGATGATTTATATGACAGGTGGCTacaaaatgaaaacgaaaatcaaaataaaagtgaATACATTCCTGTTGAGGATATGAAGGATCAAACATCAAGACCAAATGATTCATCATTTACAAATGTTTTAGAGGTAAGGGAAAAGGAGCCAGCAGCAGCTAATGCAGATGTGCATATGAGAAACGAAAATGAAATTGTGGTGCAGCCCTGGCACTTAGAAGAATCAGTTCCAAAGTCTCAGGAAGTAGCTTCTGCAAAAGCTGTCATGAGTCCTGCAGTTGGAACAAATCCTGAAGGTAGTGAAATAGAATCTAAGACGCCTCTTTCTGCTAGTGATAGATTAAATGATACCAATCATGATATGTTCTCTTGCGTGGATAAAGTTGATGGTTTTGATAATGTTGCTGGAAAAACTTCATCAACATTGCCAAATGCCAAGAAGGGTAGTTCATCTATGGTGCATTTGGATAGTGACTCATCTATGGACTCATTTCCGGGCATTGTTGATGCTGATCcagatactgattctgattctgactAG
- the LOC121230556 gene encoding uncharacterized protein encodes MEEELANLNLLDDEEAFQGDITVVERNYQFCLVGRCLTDSVVHFSSLRNTMADLWHPIGGICITDLGDKRYLFQFFNDVDVQRVATGTPWFFNNHLLILQRIQNGENPSDLVLNFTEFWVQTHELPSSLMNETMANQFGDCLGKFLDFDNSNPVSGNQKYMRIRVRLDVTGPLKRKKKIQIGKGMVVYARFKYEKLSLFCFICGRLRHGESYCPFRLKIEPSKIIFGWDLSLRAVPRRRNTVVSRWLREVDGSQCCGENMESFSQGSNFNKMRDSGRQSGENIGNQLSNPNLIPLGSNHQYCLNGQSNWRN; translated from the coding sequence ATGGAGGAGGAGTTAGCCAACTTGAACTTGCTGGATGATGAGGAGGCATTCCAAGGGGATATAACGGTTGTAGAGCGGAACTATCAGTTTTGTTTGGTGGGGCGATGCCTTACAGACAGTGTTGTTCATTTCTCGTCTCTACGTAATACGATGGCGGACCTTTGGCATCCAATTGGAGGAATTTGCATTACGGATTTAGGGGACAAACGGTACCTATTCcaattttttaatgatgttgATGTCCAAAGGGTAGCTACTGGCACGCCATGGTTTTTTAATAATCACCTGCTGATACTGCAAAGAATTCAAAATGGAGAAAATCCGTCAGATTTGGTGTTAAATTTTACGGAGTTTTGGGTTCAAACTCATGAACTGCCATCAAGTCTAATGAATGAAACTATGGCTAATCAGTTTGGAGATTGTTTGGGAAAATTTCTTGACTTTGATAATTCCAATCCAGTCTCGGGGAATCAAAAATATATGCGCATTCGTGTTCGGTTGGACGTAACTGGCCCGTTAAAACGCAAGAAAAAGATCCAGATTGGGAAAGGTATGGTTGTTTACGCTCGctttaaatatgaaaagttaagTTTGTTTTGCTTCATTTGTGGAAGATTGAGACATGGTGAGAGTTACTGCCCTTTTCGTCTTAAAATCGAAccatcaaaaattatttttggctGGGATCTATCACTACGTGCGGTACCGAGACGCCGGAATACAGTGGTGAGTAGGTGGTTGCGTGAAGTTGATGGGTCACAGTGTTGTGGTGAAAATATGGAAAGTTTCAGTCAAGGCAGTAATTTTAATAAGATGAGAGATTCGGGAAGGCAATCAGGGGAAAATATTGGGAATCAACTATCAAATCCCAATTTAATTCCTTTGGGATCAAATCACCAGTATTGCCTTAATGGGCAGAGTAACTGGCGTAATTAG
- the LOC107939526 gene encoding F-box/kelch-repeat protein At3g06240 gives MHLNYYGKSSVGFLLYGSRPYKYIKQYLNCSSIDVSMSIKILFGKSPGYMIGSTNGLVCLSNDLYFFLKEDKWLSIYICNPSTREILELPECHHAHNDFVLSIGFGFCPKFNDYKVVVVKLLDSVVNVRDPNCCLFSLGVEVYSLNRNSWRSTKIVNPRSVLTTSFQGKGYFNGAFHWGGRDLKSSKRMIMSFQFDEEVFRELNLPNHPDFQKENYFLNALIIEYQNFFSLIIKQKVNMHVYDLWVMKEYGVSDSWIKQLTIEVPILEDRLMFQPVMSFENNGELLVLRDWYGRIVWYNTKTKQIERSKEVLRGRSIRYKESLVSLSTKKVV, from the coding sequence ATGCATCTCAATTATTACGGTAAAAGCAGTGTAGGTTTTTTACTTTATGGATCTCGTCCTTATAAGTACATTAAGCAATATCTTAATTGCAGCAGCATCGATGTTTCGATGTCGATCAAAATTTTATTTGGGAAATCACCCGGATacatgattggttcaaccaatggATTAGTTTGTTTGAGTAATGATTTATATTTCTTCTTGAAGGAAGATAAATGGTTGAGTATATATATTTGCAATCCTTCTACAAGAGAAATTTTGGAGCTTCCGGAATGTCATCATGCTCATAATGATTTTGTTCTTAGTATTGGCTTTGGGTTTTGTCCTAAATTTAATGATTATAAAGTGGTAGTAGTAAAGCTTCTAGACTCTGTAGTAAATGTTAGAGACCCCAATTGTTGTCTATTTTCATTAGGGGTTGAAGTTTATAGCTTGAATAGGAATTCATGGAGAAGTACAAAAATAGTAAATCCAAGGTCTGTTTTGACGACTTCATTCCAAGGTAAAGGGTATTTCAATGGAGCCTTTCACTGGGGAGGACGAGATCTAAAGTCATCTAAGAGGATGATCATGTCATTTCAATTTGATGAGGAGGTATTTCGAGAGCTTAATTTGCCAAATCACCCTGATTTTCAAAAGGAGAATTACTTTCTGAATGCACTGATTATAGAATatcaaaatttcttttctttgatcatcaaacaaaaagtaaatatgcatgtttatgattTATGGGTGATGAAGGAATATGGTGTATCAGATTCTTGGATTAAGCAGTTGACGATCGAAGTACCGATCCTGGAAGATCGTCTAATGTTTCAACCGGTGATGAGCTTTGAGAACAATGGTGAGCTTCTTGTCCTTAGAGATTGGTATGGGAGAATCGTTTGGTATAATACAAAAACCAAGCAAATTGAGAGGTCAAAGGAAGTATTAAGAGGGCGATCCATTCGTTACAAGGAAAGCTTGGTTTCATTGTCCACAAAAAAAGTAGTATGA